Genomic DNA from Garra rufa unplaced genomic scaffold, GarRuf1.0 hap1_unplaced_331, whole genome shotgun sequence:
ATGGGCTTGTATGTACATTAAGCTTCAAATGATACCAAAAGACTGATTTGTTTCTTCTCTCTGCCATTTGTTAGCTCTTCCAGTTTCTGTGGTATACTAAaatcctcaaaggcatcagggctaaagtggagagaccAAGGACCCACAGGCATCCTCTTATTCTTTTGTCCTCTTCTtataggaaagcagtgaagacttacattgcttctcttgttgcaattttccaagttgtgttttCAGAGATATGTTGTGGTAAAAAAGCAACAGGTtgcgccagtagctcactgagtgcaaacATTTAACCCCATCGGAAAAattgcaccccccccccccataatccaaaatatgtataaaatgatgtagattatttaaatactataaaTCTTTAAGGgtttttactacatatttcagtaagggACATACTTTttcattatattaagccatacacgTCTTAATACACTGGGTTCCCATTAACAAGTTGGAGTTGAGATGTTCTAAAGGGTTTATCCTATGCTTAAGGCTCACCTGATTGGTACTCCCTCCTCATCTGCTCTAGTTCTTCTCTGAAGCACTGCTCCAAAGTGTTGATCTTGCTGTTGAGTTTGTTTTCTGAGCGCTTGGTCCTGTCAGATGATCGCACCTTCTCCAGCTGTGCCTCCAACCTCTCCATATGATCAGAGAGAAGAGCCATGTTGTCCTTTAGCTTGCTTTCCACTTCAACCTGAGTACATAATTTGCACAGAGTATATacaatggatatgacaatgtaaATGTATATTCTTGCTGCTGCCAATAGATGCACAAacatgctgctgtgagcatgtaagaTATGCTGCTGCATGAATAGgcatagataaatagataaaacttagcagatctagacaggtggagctaGGGGAGGTGGaggtttcttatttatttatatatatatatatatatatatgtatatatatatatatatatatatatatatatatatacgaatgaccctggacaacaaaacctggcagaagggtcagtttttttttaattaaattcagatttatatatcatctgaaagttgaataaataagcttttcactgatgtatggtttgttaggataggacaatatttgtaatctgaaatctgagggtgcaaaaaaataattgAGAAATCGCCTTTGAAATTGTTTATACTTTTTGTTTATATTGCATAATTTATCAGTAGGCATACTCTCTAAAAAGGCTAGTCATTTGAAGTTTGAGTTTGAGACCACATACGTTATACCACTGTGCCATTTCACTATGATGTAGCTCACTTGTTATATTTTCTCAGAAAGACGCATTCACACATTTACCACTCTGTCCTGCAGCAGGGTGTGCAGCTGCTGGTTGTTCTGTGTGTGTGATTGAACTGTGGTTTTCATCTGCTCCTCTGCCCACTTCCTCAGTATCACTGTCTGCTCCTCCACCTCCCTCAGACCACTAGAGATTCTgcataaatatacacacatacatgccACGTTACACTACTATGTACTTAaactttaaattaatcatttgatacaatgcacttattgtgtacatacatatttttacattGTGCTTATATTCTAAAAATACCAACAtataattacatctgtaattaatttctgtaattacttttataaatatagctgcaaactAAGATTACTGGGGtttaagcgctttaaggcatttaagcacacaaatcaattattaaaaaaaaaacatttttagtaaaaccaggtaatttaccatagaataattatgttttttaatggtTATGACTCTTGTAGTGCCAGCTGtgatagggatagttcacccaaaaaaaaaaaacatacacagattaccattatatgactgacagactgcaccgtttTGAGTTAAAAAgtgttcatttgtgttctacttatgacaaagtcacctacatcttggatgccctgggggtgagcagataaacatcaaatttaaatttttgggtgacttATTCTTTTAAAACTTTGCATACGTGTTTAGAATcgcctgtcgcatgtgctcagcaggttttgtgaagttttcttttaggctttataggatttttggTAAATTCGGACAGgtgccccttttctaaacgaccctgttatagcttcccaaagggtatattttaacatttgttttgataattattggcctAGAGAGTCTAGAcaattgcactgcagtgttttgttttgttttgcaaaaaACCTTGGACTATTTTgcaaaagtattattatttttttttttagatctactcaatcatttaacaaacactttgattgacagcagtggttctagaggcaaagttgtctggaatgaggagttctatcgtaTGATACGAAAATTGATACGAATATTGTACAGGACGTACAatcgtttacgcccttgaaaaatgtgatattgccccccagtggccgatttctttaaatttctctcagacctttggtGCCATGAGACAAACAGGCCAACCGAGTTTTGTTCCAATCAGAGTTACGCAAATGTCCTCGTAGACATTTAT
This window encodes:
- the LOC141317104 gene encoding protein FAM81B-like encodes the protein ISSGLREVEEQTVILRKWAEEQMKTTVQSHTQNNQQLHTLLQDRVVEVESKLKDNMALLSDHMERLEAQLEKVRSSDRTKRSENKLNSKINTLEQCFREELEQMRREYQSGFQAIHDAIASLRHIGDTKAKLDKEQLQRDIRQIQRNLVGVKEP